GCCGGCAATGACTCCCGCGGTGTGCTGTTTGGCGTCGGTAAACTGCTTCGCTCGCTTTCGATGTCGCGCGACCGGCTCGTGCTCCGCGAGCCGTTGAACATCACTACCGCGCCCGCGATGCCAATTCGTGGCCACCAGCTTGGCTATCGCCCGAAAACCAACTCCTACGACGCCTGGGACCTGCCGCAATGGGAGCAGTACTATCGCGACCTCGCCGTTTTCGGCTGCAACAGCGTCGAGCTAATTCCACCCCGCACCGATGACGATGACGATAGTCCCCATTTTCCGCGGCCGCCGCTGGAAATGATGATCGGCATGTCGCAGCTCGCGGACGATTACGGGCTCGATGTTTGGATCTGGCACCCGGCCATGGAACTGAAGTACGACACGCCAGAAAAGATACGAGCTTCCGTCAAAGAATGGGGTGACGTTCTATCAAAACTTCCGCGGGTCAATGCGCTGTTTGTTCCGACCGGTGACCCCGGTGATGCGTCACCTGGCGAGTACGTGGCCCTGCTTGCCGCGCAGTCGGAACAGCTAACGCAGCTTCATCCAAGTGCGAAAATTTGGGTCTCGATGCAGAGCTTCACCCAGCCGCAGTTTGACGAAATGCTGCAACTCTTTAAGCGAGAGCCCGCGTGGCTAGCCGGTATCGTCTTCGGTCCGCAGAATCGTGTTCCCATCGCGAAGCTCCGCGAGATTTTGCCGCCACGCTTGCCGATCCGCGCGTATCCGGATATCACCCACAGCATTCGCTGCCAATACCCCGTGCCGAATTGGGACTTGGCGTTCCCGCTGACCGAGGGCCGCGAGGTGATCAACCCACGTCCACTCGACGAGACGACGATCTTCCTATCGTGCAAGGACTACATCCGCGGCGTGATTTCCTATTCCGAAGGCTGCAACGATGATGTCAACAAGATGATTTGGAGCGCACTCTGCTGGGACCCCGCCGCTCGCCCGATCGATACGCTGCACGACTACAGCCGCTATTTCATCGGCGACCAATACACCGACGACTTCGCCCAAGGCCTGCTTGCGCTCGAACGTAATTGGCGCGGCCCGCTGTTGAAGAATGATGGAGTCGACGAAACACGCAGACAATTCCAGGCGATGGAACGATCGGCCGACCCGCCGACCAAACGCAACTGGCGATTCCAGCAGACGCTCTACCGAGCTACCTACGATGCCTACATTCGCAGTCGCTTGATTGACGAAACGGCTCAGGAACACGACGCGCTCGACGTGCTGGCACGCGCTCATCATTTGGGCGCCGATAAAGCCATTCGGAAGGCCACGGCAATTCTCGATCAGGCCGATGCGCCAAAAAGCTCCGATGCATTACGCGCCCGCGTTGCCGAATTGGCGGAAGGGCTGTTTCAAAGCATCGGCATGCAGCTTTCGGTTGATCGGTATCAAGCGATCGAAGTTGGCCGCGGGGCGAATTTCGACGAAATCGACGTGCCGCTGAACAACCGCGTCTGGCTCAAGAACCGGTTTGCCGGACTGGCAAAACTCGACGAGGCCGCAAGACTTCGCGGTATCGGTGAAATCGTTCACTGGACCGACCCCGGTCCCGGCGGCTTCTACGACGATCTGGGTGACCCGCTGAATCAGCCTCACCTCGTCGCCAGCGACATGTATGCGAAGGATCCAAGTTATCACGAAACTCCCACGATTGGCTTTAACTCCCAACTGGCGTGGCGCCGTTCGTGGTGCAACCATGTCGACGGACACTACAGCACGCCGGTCGTTATGCACTACGATGGCCTCGATGCCAGCGGCAGTTACAAGCTGCGAGTCGTTTACGCCGGCGATAACACCGGGGCCAAAGTGCGACTGGTTGCCTTATCACTCAGCGGAGGAAGAGAGATCGACATTCACCCCCCGCAACCGAAGCCTCAGCCCGTGCGGCCCGTGGAATTCGCCATTCCAGCCGCTGCCACGTCCGGCGGTGAATTGACACTCGAATGGCGTTCGAATCCCGAACGTGGCGGCGCCGGCCGCGGCTGCCAGATCGCCGAAGTCTGGCTTATCAAAACGCAGAAGTGAGGTCGTCGAACACCCCGGTAATTCTCGTTGCGAGCGCAGCGGAATTCGTAAGAATTCCGACGGAAGCGACTTGCAGCCCAGGTCTTGTCTTCCACTACGGCTTCGTGATATCTGTTTCGTCGATCGTGAAGTGATGAATCACCGTCCGCTCTTCGGATGTGTAGACGCCGTGAATCCTCCCATCGTTCGTCTGGATGAGATACGGGTATGCCGCATCGTCTCCTAGTTTGTTCACGATGTTGTGCCCCGCCGACCATGACTTGCCGCAATCGGTCGAAACACGCATCGTCAATGGCATGCGTTCGCCGTCGAAGCTGTCGTTGTAGATCAGCACCAGGTGTTCATTCTGCAGTCGGATGAGGTCTACAGCCGCGTTGGGATTCGGGAACTCGGTGTCGACGCCCGGCGACCAGGTGCGGCCGCCGTCGTGCGACTCGGTCCGCACGATGAAACCATCGGGCACGCGATCGTAACCGCCGCCGCGCCGACAAAACGCGAGCAGGTGCCTTGCATCGCACGCCACAACCGACGGCTGAATGTTTCCCATCCTCGAATGGATTTCCTGTGTGAACGTCCACTTCCCGGTTGTCTTGTCGTGACGCGCGAATAGCGACGCACTGTCGGCTCCAACAAATTCCTTGTCGTGCCCGCGCTCATGGTAAATCGGCAGCAGGAAGTCGCCATTGGCCAGTTGGACTGGCTGTGAGCGAACCATGAGCCCTTTCTCGAGTGAGAGCGCCTCAGAATCGCTCCAGGTCTCGCCGTTGTCGTGCGAGAGTTTGTACTTGATGATCGAGTCCGACCACGTATCGCCATAGCGGACGACGTAGAAAAACCACAGTGGCCCCCCCGGCTCCTGCCAAACCACCGGATTGCCATCCGAACGGCCCGGCGTATCGGCAATCCGTTTTGGGGGCGACCACGCGGTCGAGCCTTTCACCCGTCGCGAGGCGAAGTCGGCCGTGTTGCTCTCATATTCACCGTCGCCGCCATAGTAGGCCAGATACAAGTCGCCGTTCGGCAACTCTTCGATGCACGCCGGATGCTTATACTTGCCGCCGGGAGTTTCGGTTCCGAAGACGCGCTCAATCGACAGTTCAGCGTTCGACTCTCCAATCAGCGTCACAATCAACAAGCTGGCCACATACAGGAATCTCAAATCACGGCCGATCATTGTGCACGGTCTCTCCAAATCAAATAGTTGCTGGTGCCCCCAAAGTATCGCTAATTGTAATCGGGCATCCGCCGGGATGCGATGATCTGACATCGTCACGCAACAAACACCGAATAGCCACCGTACTTTCGCACGTGCTTATTAATCTACGCGAGGCCCCCCACCAAGTTGCCTATAGCGTTGCCTGTCGCGCATAACTAAATTAGGGCGATCGGCGGTTGCCAGGGCCGATCAGCGGCACTGGCATTTGGGCCATGCGCAAAACCAAGTTTAGGAGTTCTCTCCATGTCGCAGAATTTGACCCGGCGGAATTTCTTGGAGACTTTATCTGGGGCGGCTACCGGCTATTGGGTGGTCGGCCGGGCCGATTTCGCGATGAGCAAATCGCCTAACGAACGCCTCGCCATCGCCGGCATCGGCATCGGCGGTAAAGGAAAGAGCGACATCGATCAGGCCGGCAAGTTCGGCGACGTCATCGCCATTTGCGATATCGACGACATCCGGCTCGACGACAAAGCCAAGGTGTTCCCCAAGGCCAAGAAGTACAACGATTACCGCAAGCTGCTCGATGAAATGGGGAAGCAACTTGACGCGGTCGTCGTCAGCACGCCCGATCATCATCACGCCCCGGCCTCGCTCCGTGCGATGCGGATGGGCAAGCACGTTTACTGCCAGAAGCCGCTCACGCACACACCTTACGAAGCGCGCCTCATGCGCGAGACGGCCAAGAAGTACAACGTGCAAACACAGATGGGCAACCAAGGCACGGCCGCCGATGGTTTTCGCGCCGGCATCGAGCTAGTCCGCTCCGGCGCGATTGGCCC
This genomic stretch from Pirellulales bacterium harbors:
- a CDS encoding exo-alpha-sialidase; the encoded protein is MIGRDLRFLYVASLLIVTLIGESNAELSIERVFGTETPGGKYKHPACIEELPNGDLYLAYYGGDGEYESNTADFASRRVKGSTAWSPPKRIADTPGRSDGNPVVWQEPGGPLWFFYVVRYGDTWSDSIIKYKLSHDNGETWSDSEALSLEKGLMVRSQPVQLANGDFLLPIYHERGHDKEFVGADSASLFARHDKTTGKWTFTQEIHSRMGNIQPSVVACDARHLLAFCRRGGGYDRVPDGFIVRTESHDGGRTWSPGVDTEFPNPNAAVDLIRLQNEHLVLIYNDSFDGERMPLTMRVSTDCGKSWSAGHNIVNKLGDDAAYPYLIQTNDGRIHGVYTSEERTVIHHFTIDETDITKP